Proteins found in one Salminus brasiliensis chromosome 13, fSalBra1.hap2, whole genome shotgun sequence genomic segment:
- the relt gene encoding tumor necrosis factor receptor superfamily member 19L, producing MMRNHLCCSAPVFLMLLGPWGALAGPCQWGEECMCLHCPAGQEPSTACSEVDGPEVMVECRRCPLGTFSDAEGPEQCRPHTACRSLNRWTVTPPTSHSDAECGACLPGFHPAASHKASALRSCVRMSLKRLKRNAGKSVPRSGVGVANATNVRSPEEKNTEYAVFALVPIFCVMGLLGILICNLLKKKGYHCTAEKEAGDEEAATPQKEGNPCPYIVEDPNEDTISVLVRLITEKKENAAALEELLLEYERKQMAVSKASSIKFPVLPHLAQFRSLPRLCTHQHHLHTINGLAPRSGLCCSRCSQKKWPELLLPPLSLTSDLQKTPCNLTKPSPSEGTVLSVGRFQVAQIQEGNPVSVTTTPAESSDTDSVESSHTEPADERSLLGVSTSFNSASSKSRQEMTE from the exons ATGATGAGGAACCACCTCTGCTGCTCCGCTCCTGTCTTTCTGATG cTGCTGGGTCCATGGGGGGCACTGGCTGGGCCGTGTCAGTGGGGAGAGGAGTGTATGTGTCTGCACTGTCCCGCCGGACAGGAGCCATCTACG GCTTGCAGTGAGGTGGATGGTCCTGAAGTCATGGTGGAGTGTCGCCGCTGCCCCTTGGGCACTTTTTCGGACGCAGAAGGCCCGGAGCAGTGCCGCCCACACACGGCCTGCAGGAGCCTGAACCGATGGACTGTgaccccgcccacctcacactCCGACGCAGAGTGTGGAGCCTGTCTGCCCGG GTTTCACCCTGCAGCTTCACATAAGGCCTCCGCCCTGCGTTCCTGTGTGAGAA TGTCTCTGAAGAGGCTGAAGCGCAATGCAGGTAAGAGCGTCCCCCGATCTGGAGTCGGTGTCGCTAATGCCACTAACGTGCGCAGCCCGGAGGAGAAGAATACGGAGTACGCAGTGTTCGCTCTGGTGCCCATATTCTGTGTGATGGGGCTGCTGGGGATCCTCATCTGTAACCTGCTCAAGAAGAAAGGCTACCACTGCACTGCGGAGAAAGAGGCTGGAGACGAGGAGGCAGCAACGCCTCAGAAagaag gTAACCCTTGCCCTTACATTGTAGAAGATCCTAATGAAGACACAATCAGTGTGCTGGTACGACTCATCACAGAAAAGAAAG aaAATGCAGCTGCCTTGGAAGAGTTGTTACTGGAATATGAGAGGAAGCAGATGGCTGTCAGCAAAGCCTCGTCCATCAA gttcCCTGTTCTCCCTCATTTGGCCCAGTTCCGCTCTTTGCCCAGGCTGTGCACCCACCAGCATCATCTCCACACTATAAATGGCCTGGCTCCTCGCTCTGGTCTCTGCTGTTCCCGTTGCAGTCAGAAGAAATGGCCCGAGCTGCTGCTTCCCCCACTGAGCCTAACCAGCGACCTTCAGAAAACACCCTGTAACCTAACCAAGCCTTCACCATCCGAGGGGACCGTCTTATCTGTGGGAAG GTTCCAGGTGGCCCAGATCCAGGAGGGTAATCCAGTTTCCGTGACAACGACCCCTGCGGAGTCGAGTGACACAGATTCGGTGGAGTCGAGCCACACTGAGCCTGCGGACGAGAGGTCACTGCTGGGTGTGTCCACTTCTTTTAACTCCGCCTCCTCGAAGTCCAGACAGGAG ATGACTGAGTGA
- the LOC140575306 gene encoding P2Y purinoceptor 2-like has product MTTSNLSTFANSSAPYRCKFNEDFKYILLPTAYGVVFVVGLLLNITAMYAILFRIKQWSPNTIYMINLTVCDTLYILTLPFLIYYYADKDAWPFTESFCKLIRFLFYANLYGSILFLSCISLHRFLGVCHPVRSMHWVSPRRARLVSVAIWTVVLVFQAPVLYFSRTRSAGNDLVCHDTTTEELFNHFLVYSSVISVLFFMIPFVVVLVCNGLMVRKLLESNTIGGATSQRSKKKSVKMIIIVLLTFMLCFLPFHLTRSLYYLFRHLNVSCGLLEGSSIAYKVTRPLASANSCIDPILYFMAGQGFRRSMNKKGKKGQRIDKEKYLSTPL; this is encoded by the exons ATGACTACCTCAAACCTCTCCACTTTTGCCAACAGCAGTGCCCCGTACCGCTGCAAGTTTAATGAAGACTTCAAGTACATCCTGCTCCCCACTGCGTACGGCGTGGTGTTTGTGGTCGGCCTGTTGCTAAACATCACTGCCATGTACGCGATCCTGTTCCGGATCAAACAATGGAGCCCAAACACTATCtacatgatcaacctgaccgtGTGTGACACTCTCTACATCCTCACCCTGCCTTTCCTCATCTACTACTACGCCGATAAGGACGCGTGGCCCTTCACCGAGTCCTTCTGCAAGCTCATCCGCTTCCTCTTCTACGCGAACCTCTACGGCAGCATCCTCTTCCTCAGCTGCATCAGCCTTCATCGCTTCCTGGGCGTGTGCCACCCAGTGCGGTCCATGCACTGGGTCAGTCCACGGCGGGCTCGGCTGGTTTCAGTCGCCATTTGGACGGTTGTGCTGGTCTTCCAG GCGCCAGTGCTCTACTTCTCCAGAACCAGAAGTGCTGGGAATGACCTGGTTTGCCATGACACCACAACAGAGGAGCTCTTCAACCACTTCTTGGTGTACAGCTCAGTGATTTCTGTCCTGTTCTTCATGATCCCCTTCGTGGTGGTGCTGGTGTGTAACGGTCTTATGGTGAGGAAGCTGCTGGAGTCCAACACCATCGGCGGGGCCACGTCTCAGCGCTCCAAAAAGAAATCAGTAAAGATGATCATCATTGTCCTGCTGACCTTCATGCTATGCTTCCTGCCTTTCCACCTGACCCGGAGTCTGTACTACCTCTTCCGCCACCTGAATGTCAGCTGTGGCCTCCTGGAGGGCTCCAGCATCGCCTACAAGGTCACCAGACCGCTGGCCAGCGCCAACAGCTGCATAGATCCCATCCTCTACTTCATGGCTGGCCAGGGTTTCCGGAGAAGCATGAACAAAAAGGGCAAGAAAGGCCAGAGGATTGATAAAGAGAAATATCTGTCAACACCGTTATGA